The following are from one region of the Dreissena polymorpha isolate Duluth1 chromosome 2, UMN_Dpol_1.0, whole genome shotgun sequence genome:
- the LOC127869919 gene encoding transmembrane protein 104-like gives METGFSVLLGGFTFVNVQKTKNLQYLTSLGPFGMMIVLAVIRISKKQGQGHPSVATIGDVPNLFGVCVYAFMCHHSLPSLITPIRNKSKLYNLLAADYLLILLFYVLVSFTGIYAFHEIDDLYTLNFSQLDACDESSFITRVKFIQYFFALFLVFTLSTHFPIISITLRNNLKAICYNEKRPYTFLVDRIVCPLVALFPPFGIALATNKVEFLVGITGSSAGAGIQYIIPALLVFNARRQTAPSMADENVHRSPFRGYLWIIFVCVWAVLCMIFVTVNHIISRK, from the exons ATGGAG ACCGGGTTCTCCGTTCTACTGGGCGGATTCACGTTCGTCAATGTACAGAAGACCAAAAACCTGCAGTACTTGACCTCGCTGGGAC cgTTCGGAATGATGATAGTGCTTGCCGTGATACGCATCTCCAAGaagcaaggtcaaggtcacccatcCGTGGCGACCATTGGCGATGTACCCAATCTGTTCGGCGTCTGTGTGTACGCATTCATGTGTCACCACTCGCTGCCCTCGCTCATTACCCCAATTAGAAACAAGTCTAAGCTGTACAATTTGCTGGCAGCGGACTATTTGTTGATCCTACTTTTTTACGTTCTTGTCTCGTTTACGGGTATTTACGCATTCCATGAGATAGACGACCTTTACACGCTGAACTTCTCTCAGCTGGATGCGTGCGACGAATCGAGTTTCATTACCCGCGTGAAATTCATACAATACTTTTTCGCCTTGTTTCTCGTATTCACGCTTAGCACACACTTTCCTATCATCTCCATTACATTACGGAACAATCTGAAAGCGATATGTTACAATGAAAAAAGGCCGTACACTTTCCTCGTGGACCGAATAGTCTGTCCCTTGGTTGCGCTCTTTCCTCCGTTTGGAATTGCTCTTGCGACCAACAAAGTCGAGTTCCTAGTCGGAATTACCGGCTCCTCTGCAGGGGCTGGTATCCAGTATATCATCCCGGCTTTGCTTGTGTTTAATGCCAGACGTCAGACGGCACCTTCGATGGCCGATGAAAACGTGCACCGATCTCCGTTCCGCGGTTATTTGTGGATCATTTTTGTATGCGTTTGGGCCGTCCTATGTATGATTTTTGTCACCGTGAACCATATTATTAGTAGAAAATGA